The Clavelina lepadiformis chromosome 1, kaClaLepa1.1, whole genome shotgun sequence genome segment TCAAGCGTGATACATTATCATATATTGAAGGTTGGATGTTCTTTCCTGacagcggcaaacgatttgaCTAATTCTTTGGAAAGAAGCCTTAGGAAGATCATCAACTTGGCATGGTGATACCTATTCTCTTGTTTATTGTCACTCGCTGCACTTTGTCATCTATGCTTTACTTTGAATCAATTTTATGATTTAGTCCTAATGACAATTTTTGTGACAATCTGCTTCCATTTGGATTGCATGTAGCTTAAAGCTCAGATGGGTTGATTTATAGTTAAGTAGGTTTTTCCTCACTTTACCTTTTAACGAAGAAGTTACCAATGCAATTGCGATTACAACAACAATATAAGGCAGGTACCTTTATGATAAAACATTTCCTAACACCGGAAGAGTTTTTGAAGTCAATTAATTCGGTCATCTACAGAAATGTGGAATAAAGCTAATGagtttaaacaaatgttttattatgcCTTTATTGTTGTAATTGCAGCTGTATGATGGTActgtaggcaatttcaaatctACTTTGTAACGTGCTGCACGTTGAGATGTGATATATATGTAATGAATTTTCTGTCTGATTGTTGCAaaagctttattttttatttctatgtttttatgctttaaTGCAAATCTTAACACAgttattgtaaaaaaaattgagttTGTAAAGAAAATTTGTGGTGCTGAGCGGATGAGAGTAGTAGATATTTCCTACATTGTCTTTCACTAAGGCTACAAGTTACCAATCTTTTAGCAATTACTTGGACCGCTGGTACGTGAAAGTAAATGATAGTGAGGCGAACAAGGGCCTTGACCCCTCTCATGAACCCAATTTAGGGGGCCAAAGGCGTTTTTACATcttcaattgtttttgttcttCGTAAATCAGGTAAAAATGCCTCAGAGTTAAACAGTTAATCACAGAATTTCCCAGTACCCGTTACATGTAGACACATAATTTTACTACAGCTGCTAGCTTGGAGATACTCGTGTCTGTCAGGGCTGTCTTTCAAATAAATAGAACAAAACCACATATGAATTCAACTAAGTTTTTAACTCTTGTAACTTGATCGTCGTAGCGACGTCCTTTGACGGATGCTGCGGATTTCGAGAAGTTTTCATCATTCCTCCGTCCGCaacatttgcacaaaatcAACGATTTCTCAAACACCCTGTCGTACGGTTTGAAGGAGCGCATCGGACCCGGAAGAAATTTCCACGTTCGAAGCTTTACCGGAAGCGCTTCCGGCTTCCTGGACTGTAAGATGTTGATGGAGATAACGAATGTAATGATTAGAGCAACCAGGATCAAGAATGTTCCCATCGCCCAGATGTGAGCAAAGCTAAGTCCAAGGATCGTCGCCGGAATGAGGAAGAACACAAAGATGAGATAAAACAGAGTAAACCAACGGTGTTTGGCGGTCGTGTTGCCGAGAAACTTTGCTCCCCGGATGGGAACTTTTTTGAGAATTGGAATCGGATGCCAGATCAGGATACCGGAGATGTTGAAGAATAAATGGCAAAGAGCGATCTGCAACGCATTTTCGAAATTCGATCCCTGCGATGCTAAAGCTGCGAGCAGACCAGTCGTGGTGGTACCGATATTTGACCCCAGGGTAAGCGGGTACATTCTTTTCAAGCTAATCACCCCGATTCCGACGAGTGGGGTCAAAGTTGAAGTGAAGACCGAACTACTCTGGACCAGAAATGTTAGTGCGGCTCCGACAATTATGGCGATGTAACCTGAGCACGAATGAAATGAACCAATATAGAAACTTACAATTGAAGAAAATGTGTAACCCAAATATTTATATGGTCgtgtttaaataaatttattaagaGCAGGTTTGTATGTAGGCCCTAAAAGACTTCAAAATGCAACATCTGAATAACCTGTTAGCCAGCCAAAAGGTTTAGGAAAATTTGCATTGACGACTTTCTTCACCATCTTTGCCGTCCCTccccttaaaattgaatgCAAGAGCTTGACCATGAGAAGAAGACACACACAGAGCGCCACCAGTGACAATACCAAGAGCACGCCTCCGACTGCTTTTTCTGGCATCGCGGTTTGCGCGAATATGTAATGGTCTTCGTTGCTACCTTTGTCAGTATATAAATTGGATCATAGTTAAATACTGTGCAGTTCAATCATAACATTAACTGAAATAGGATGTACATTTAAGCTGTATATAATCGAAACATATATTGAACGGGAGCAAACAAGTTTAGACTGAATAAGGAAAAACGCCAGTCACGTTTGCGGGAATAAACCAAGCCACTAAAAAGGCGCCTAACTACACAATGGTGATAATTTCTGTAAGTTtatttgatattatttccAAAACCAATCGAAACTCACAAACTCACCTTAGGATATTGGAAGCATCTTAAAATGCTACAGCGTTATGTTAGGTGTTGTGGAATTATTCCTATGTGAGGAATATATACAATAAGCTACGTTATGGTGTCTATTGttgaaaagtttcaaaacCAATGGGCGAAAACTATGCAAGCAACCCATTCACAAATAACAAACGACCACAGTTGCTTAGGAAAACCGAGGAATCCAGAATCATCATAAAAGATAGTTTAATATTCCAAGCTTATTGCATTATTATAAGTTCCGGGTCGTTAGAAATTGGTGGTAACAACAACAGCGGAAAGAAAAAGCGACTTTAATAGACAATAGCGGTAACAAGTGTTTCTATTCCTGAGTTTGAGAAAATATACACCACGTCATCAAATATTTAGCCTGGTAAACAAAGCGGACAagctataaaatttttttttgaaacacaaCGTAGAAACGGTTTTTTCCATATTCGCAAACTGATAGTGATAACTCACATGGAATGCCAACTTTTTCTGCCTTGTTCACAATCTTTTGATACGCTTCGGTAAGCACGGTTGCATTTGTCACCGTTGCCATGGTAGCGCCAAGTGACCGGTAGCGAGTTTCATTGACTACCATAGAAATTGTTTCTGAGCTACAGATTTTCTGAAATAGTTTGAAACGAATAAACTCGGCCATCGTTAAAATTGTCAAGACTATTTTTTAAAGTACGTTTTTGACCGTTTTTTGACCTTTTACCTTCAGAATACTGTCGTTAGGACCAAGGGTGATGTTTTGGGCAATTTTTTTGATGACTCCCTTGTTGACCTGAACGATTCTCTTTGTCAGTAGATTCGTTATGATCTGAACAAATTATCACAATTATTGCAAATGAATCGCgatctgtgacgtcatttcctGTCAAGCAATAAAAAGACAGAACATAACGTATGGAAAACACCGCATAAGCCAGATACGTGGCAGCGTCCACCAACGTTTAAAAGCTTACAATCGTTAGGTGAAAACGCGATAGACGCCTAAAAACCGGCGCATATTGAAGAAATATTGGTGCTTTGTTAGTCACAATTGCAAGATTTATTACAAACCAGTCGCACCAAGAGATAAGAAAGGGCCAAAATTTTCTCACGTCAATATCGCGAAATATTTTGGCCTGACTAATCAGTGATCGCAAAATTTACCGCTAACTCTTATTATGTTGTTAGCCCATCTCTCAACTAATTTTCCTTTACAACACTATAGTCAACTGATACATAACTAGCAGCTATAGGCAGGTGGATGACTTGCATTTAGTAGGTCCGGCGAATCCTCAAGATTCCGAATGGAGAATCCTCTCAAGATGGCTCCGGTCATTTCCTCAAGATAATGGGACACAACTTCCAAAGGAAGAAAAACAAGCACGGAGAGCAAATTAAAAACGTCATGCACGGTTGCTCCGGCAAAGGCTCTGTTACGTAATAATATATCGAAAAAGGGAACAAacgtattttgtttttcaagttCAAGTAAAGTGAAGCATAAGGCGCAGTAGCCTACTTCACCTTCGAAATTCCTCCACTTTCATTGATTGGAAAAGCGAGACAATGGTGTTTGTCACGGAAGTACCGATGTTTGCTCCCATAATGATAGGGATCGCCTCTCTTACGGTCAATACTGTAAAAACACCAAGAaattagaaaattttaaataacgaaaacaaacaaatattgcaACATCAATTGCTAAAAAGGCTAATACGTTATTGCTATGTGCTTGTGCTGAAATAAGTCTGAAGTTAGCAGTAACGACATTATAGCTGTAGTGGTAAGAATAAACCGCAGGTTTTAGCTTTATGCCTTACTTCCAGCCCCGGTCATTGTGACGACAATAGACGTTGACGTGGACGAACTTTGGACTAAAACTGTAACCAGCACACCGATGATCAATCCGGCGATTGGGTTTTGTAAGAATCCGTGTCGGAATACTTCTCCAGCGGTTTCTCCGGCTGCAGGGAGGAGGagttgaaaaaatttgtaGAGCTTCTGTTACTCATCATATCGTCATGTTAAAAACTGACCTAAGATTTGGAAGGAAGTTCCCATGACGCTCAAGGAGCAAACGAAGAGATAAAGAGCACCTAAGATGAGGATGAGTTTTGTGAaggtccaaaaaataaagacgaTCTTTTCTTTTGTGTTAATATTTCGCCATTTcttgttatctttaaaatgaGACAAAAAGCATGAAAATGgtgaagtttatttttattagttCCAtcatcaaaaaaacaaactggaCAGAAACCTAAAAGTTAGACATGATACTTCAGACCTTTTTGGTCATTTTGGACGTCCCAAGGATCTTCTGTCCCTTGTGGTTCTTCCACCTTGTCGTTACTATCTaacaagaaacaaatttctgtAAAATTCAAGCAATTTTTTCTATAAAGTAAAAACGGTGCAACGTATCTTGAAATTATTTGCGTATTTTTGCTAATGTTGGATTTCGAACAAATTCTCAGTCGAACAAAACCAAGTAAACTATGTAGCCTACCATCATTCCTGTTTCTTCTGTCCAAATCGAGCGCACTGCGATTCGTCATTACCAACTGGTTATGAATCGCCGATGTTTGAATTTGTATATTTGCGGCTGAAAGCTACTGAGAGTGTTAGGATGTAGTCACGCATTTTTAGTTGGTAAAAACCTATTCGTAATTGTCACGCAATCTTATCTTTTTTATGAATG includes the following:
- the LOC143455121 gene encoding sodium-dependent phosphate transport protein 2B-like isoform X2, whose product is MGTSFQILAGETAGEVFRHGFLQNPIAGLIIGVLVTVLVQSSSTSTSIVVTMTGAGILTVREAIPIIMGANIGTSVTNTIVSLFQSMKVEEFRRAFAGATVHDVFNLLSVLVFLPLEVVSHYLEEMTGAILRGFSIRNLEDSPDLLNIITNLLTKRIVQVNKGVIKKIAQNITLGPNDSILKKICSSETISMVVNETRYRSLGATMATVTNATVLTEAYQKIVNKAEKVGIPCDNEDHYIFAQTAMPEKAVGGVLLVLSLVALCVCLLLMVKLLHSILRGGTAKMVKKVVNANFPKPFGWLTGYIAIIVGAALTFLVQSSSVFTSTLTPLVGIGVISLKRMYPLTLGSNIGTTTTGLLAALASQGSNFENALQIALCHLFFNISGILIWHPIPILKKVPIRGAKFLGNTTAKHRWFTLFYLIFVFFLIPATILGLSFAHIWAMGTFLILVALIITFVISINILQSRKPEALPVKLRTWKFLPGPMRSFKPYDRVFEKSLILCKCCGRRNDENFSKSAASVKGRRYDDQVTRVKNLVEFICGFVLFI
- the LOC143455121 gene encoding sodium-dependent phosphate transport protein 2B-like isoform X1, whose amino-acid sequence is MGTSFQILAGETAGEVFRHGFLQNPIAGLIIGVLVTVLVQSSSTSTSIVVTMTGAGILTVREAIPIIMGANIGTSVTNTIVSLFQSMKVEEFRRAFAGATVHDVFNLLSVLVFLPLEVVSHYLEEMTGAILRGFSIRNLEDSPDLLNIITNLLTKRIVQVNKGVIKKIAQNITLGPNDSILKKICSSETISMVVNETRYRSLGATMATVTNATVLTEAYQKIVNKAEKVGIPCSNEDHYIFAQTAMPEKAVGGVLLVLSLVALCVCLLLMVKLLHSILRGGTAKMVKKVVNANFPKPFGWLTGYIAIIVGAALTFLVQSSSVFTSTLTPLVGIGVISLKRMYPLTLGSNIGTTTTGLLAALASQGSNFENALQIALCHLFFNISGILIWHPIPILKKVPIRGAKFLGNTTAKHRWFTLFYLIFVFFLIPATILGLSFAHIWAMGTFLILVALIITFVISINILQSRKPEALPVKLRTWKFLPGPMRSFKPYDRVFEKSLILCKCCGRRNDENFSKSAASVKGRRYDDQVTRVKNLVEFICGFVLFI